Proteins encoded by one window of Scatophagus argus isolate fScaArg1 chromosome 4, fScaArg1.pri, whole genome shotgun sequence:
- the LOC124058363 gene encoding ubiquitin-associated protein 2-like isoform X2: protein MMTSVVSNQVRGTRDKTLPTTTQTPQPQKQIQATAEQIRLAQMIYDKNDADFEDKVKQLIEVTGKTQDECMVALHDCNEDVNRAINFLLESTSDTNSWETVGKKRNLGKEGGPAEIKESREKKGGEREASRGRGGSTRRGRGISRGREGRLEENGFEVAPGERGGDRGRRGRGRGAGGRGRGRAAAGNRFSSQGMGTFNPADYMANSGTRQEAWEGDGNEPAEGTGTWGGHLEDWTSEDWNEDLSETKVFTASSAPANHITRGHNADLAGLLPKAVGASVDADLGTIVDGPSAEDLGQSLVFTNSHHNGRTATHSYAHATANSYAHAASGGTTYAHAALSSVLGSGVGSLNAPKSTLAPDLRTSEQLNGPRLGQRANQTLATTSNSSLSKDVGTPPIQNPAPPSSPSVEAKAQRVDNGPVTAQHMDMKLQPEPSAVLSQLTQRQQQSSILPSTEPLGLSQLHAPQVPTPPGHESSIPPVRDGASPGVKLPGMEPPITEAPQRQLKTQKRRVPPPSKIPSSAVEMPGSADISGLNVQFGALDFGSEAGSGAVDMAQTESAREQAPAQAPASAPMPVPAAVPAQQQQSSLFSKPGSMSEHMSSLPTLPSAVSDPSFPSPSLGLPSATPSPSLGLPSAATPPSSTTSTAASRVESSGPRSLPPHLGFSQSKDVTSATALSNGYSGMKMQSTQDSTPSTTRTVKTESPVMTSDSGPGHHIPPPAVTPSHSTTIPSLSSHVTSTHSSGSALATSSSINISNEESSSSGNLHAFSSSSLSSSSQAVNPSPAASSAVSSSTTNGLHPSGAPGLTPNGTNTTLSAAGSRTAPLLTTTSGKAPPNLAQGVPPLLANQYIMGPGGLLPAYPIYGYEDLQMLQSRLPMDYYGVTFPGSTATMPGRDGLANNPYTGEATKFGRNDSSSPAPPTSLSTAGVQSQPQQAPQAGTQGQGQGQSQGQQTQNQAFLNPPLPPGYGYTGLPYYAGVPGVPSAFQYGPTVFVPPASAKQPAMGLANPSNQYHQQHQPSYGQHAYGTAFDDLSQAHGEYSKGGYGGSAQSQAKSAGSGPGKDDSTVKSVLEKAPGLSGSGTSGGVPDMGGSIYSKTQSFDKQGFHTGTPPPFSLPSALGGTGPLNPGGAPGYAHAPFLHILPPHQQPHSQLLHHHLTQDGQGGPGQRSQSNSMQQKTQGSKSSYGSSPYWAN from the exons atgatgACATCAGTGGTCAGCAATCAAGTCCGGGGGACTCGGGACAAAACGCTGCCCaccaccacacaaacaccacaaccacagaaacagatACAG GCCACAGCAGAACAGATTCGTTTAGCCCAAATGATCTACGACAAAAATGATGCTGACTTTGAAGACAAGGTCAAACAG CTGATTGAGGTAACTGGGAAGACTCAGGATGAGTGCATGGTAGCACTGCATGACTGCAATGAAGATGTAAACAGAGCCATCAATTTCCTGCTGGAGAGCACCTCTGACACA AACTCCTGGGAGACTGTGGGGAAGAAGCGAAACCTTGGGAAAGAAGGAGGACCTGCAGAGATAAAGGAGAGCagggagaagaagggaggagagagggaggccaGTCGCGGACGCGGTGGGTCCACCAGGAGGGGCAGAGGCATCAGCCGGGGGCGTGAAG GTCGGTTAGAAGAGAATGGGTTTGAGGTGGCTcctggagagagagggggagaccGTGGACGCAGGGGGCGAGGCAGAG gtgCAGGAGGTCGTGGTAGAGGAAGAGCAGCTGCTGGCAACAGGTTCTCCTCCCAGGGAATGGG TACCTTCAATCCTGCTGACTACATGGCTAACTCCGGCACCCGGCAGGAGGCATGGGAAGGGGACGGCAACGAACCTGCTGAGGGAACTG gAACATGGGGAGGCCATCTGGAAGACTGGACTTCAGAAGACTGGAATGAGGAT TTGTCTGAGACCAAAGTATTCACTGCCTCTTCTGCTCCGGCAAACCACATCACACGTGGACATAA TGCGGACTTGGCTGGCCTACTGCCTAAGGCTGTAGGGGCTTCCGTGGACGCTGACTTGGGGACGATAGTCGACGGCCCCTCGGCTGAGGATTTGGGCCAAAGCCTGGTTTTTACCAATTCCCACCACAATGGACGCACTGCGACACACAGCTACGCACACGCCACAGCCAACAGCTATGCCCATGCTGCCTCTGGTGGTACCACCTACGCTCATGCTGCACTG TCTTCAGTTCTGGGCTCTGGTGTTGGGTCCCTGAATGCACCCAAGTCAACACTTGCCCCTGACCTAAGGACATCAGAGCAGCTCAACGGTCCTCGGCTTGGTCAGAGAGCCAATCAGACGTTGGCCACCACCAGCAACAGTAGCCTTTCCAAAGATGTGGGGACACCACCAATACAGAACCCtgctcccccctcctctccctctgtagAAGCCAAGGCTCAAAGAGTTGACAATGGCCCTGTTACTGCCCAGCACA TGGACATGAAGCTTCAGCCAGAGCCATCAGCTGTGCTCAGTCAGCTGactcagagacagcagcagtcctccatccttccctctACAGAGCCTCTGGGCCTGTCTCAGTTGCATGCTCCGCAGGTCCCCACACCGCCAG GTCATGAGTCCTCCATCCCTCCTGTAAGAGATGGAGCTTCTCCGGGAGTGAAGTTGCCAGGCATGGAGCCTCCCATCACAGAAGCCCCTCAGCGGCAGCTCAAGACACAGAAACGCAGAGTACCTCCTCCTTCAAAG ATCCCATCCTCAGCAGTAGAAATGCCCGGCTCAGCAGATATATCTGGTCTGAATGTTCAGTTTGGAGCTCTGGACTTTGGGTCAGAGGCTGGCAGTGGAGCGGTCGACATGGCGCAGACGGAGTCGGCCAGGGAGCAAGCCCCGGCTCAGGCCCCAGCTTCAGCGCCCATGCCTGTCCCTGCTGCTGTTCCcgcacagcagcaacagagcaGCCTGTTCTCTAAGCCAGGATCTATGAG TGAACACATGAGCAGCTTACCCACCCTACCCTCAGCTGTATCCGATCCCAGCTTCCCCTCACCATCCTTGGGCTTACCCAGTGCCACGCCCTCCCCCTCTCTGGGTCTTCCCAGTGCAGCCACTCCACCCTCTTCTACAACCTCCACAGCAGCCAGTCGTGTGGAGAGTAGTGGCCCGAGGTCCCTGCCACCTCATCTGGGATTCTCTCAAAGCAAAGATGTCACCTCAGCTACTGCTCTCTCG AATGGCTACAGTGGGATGAAAATGCAGAGCACACAGGACA GTACACCATCAACGACTAGAACAGTGAAAACGGAATCTCCTGTTATGACGAGTGACAGCGGCCCCGGCCACCACATCCCGCCCCCTGCAGTTACACCTTCCCACTCAACTACCATCCCTTCGCTCAGCAG TCACGTGACCAGTACTCACTCTTCTGGATCAGCCCTCGCCACAAGCTCCTCCATTAAT ATAAGTAATGAGGAGAGCAGCAGTAGCGGCAACCTTCATGCGTTTTCATCATCGTCGTTGTCGTCGTCCAGCCAAGCCGTCAATCCCAGTCCCGCAGCTTCCTCGGCTGTCAGCAGCTCAACCACCAATGGCCTGCACCCATCTGGAGCACCAGGACTAACTCCTAATGGCACAAACACCACGCTGTCAGCTGCAGGCAGCCGCACGGCACCGCTGCTCACCACCACCTCCG GTAAAGCTCCTCCCAACTTGGCCCAAGGAGTGCCGCCTCTCCTTGCCAACCAGTACATAATGGGCCCTGGCGGCTTGCTTCCTGCTTACCCG ATCTATGGGTACGAGGACTTGCAAATGCTGCAGTCTCGACTTCCTATG GACTATTATGGCGTAACATTCCCTGGTAGCACAGCAACAATGCCTGGAAGAGATGGTCTGGCCAATAATCCATATACTG gtGAGGCAACAAAATTTGGCAGGAATGACTCCTcatctccagctcctccaacCAGCCTGTCAACAGCCGGGGTGCAGTCGCAGCCCCAGCAGGCCCCACAGGCAGGAACACAGGGGCAGGGCCAGGGACAGAGCCAGGGTCAGCAAACACAGAACCAGGCCTTCCTGAACCCCCCTTTGCCCCCTGGCTATGGATACACTG GCCTGCCATACTACGCTGGTGTCCCGGGGGTTCCCTCAGCCTTCCAGTACGGTCCCACCGTCTTTGTGCCTCCTGCTTCGGCCAAGCAACCTGCAATGGGCCTGGCCAACCCTTCCAATCAGTACCACCAACAGCATCAGCCCAGTTATGGACAACATGCATATGGCACAG CCTTTGATGACCTGTCTCAAGCCCACGGGGAGTACAGTAAGGGAGGGTACGGAGGCTCTGCCCAGTCACAGGCCAAGTCAGCAGGCAGCGGCCCAGGGAaag ATGATTCTACAGTCAAGAGTGTTCTGGAGAAAG CGCCAGGACTATCAGGGTCAGGCACCAGTGGAGGAGTACCTGACATGGGAGGTTCAATCTATAGTAAAACTCAG TCATTTGACAAGCAGGGCTTCCACACAGGGACACCGCCTCCCTTCAGCCTGCCTTCAGCACTGGGGGGAACGGGGCCCCTGAACCCCGGGGGTGCTCCTGGATACGCCCATGCTCCCTTCCTGCATATCCTGCCACCACACCAACAGCCCCACTCCCAGCTGCT
- the LOC124058363 gene encoding ubiquitin-associated protein 2-like isoform X1: MMTSVVSNQVRGTRDKTLPTTTQTPQPQKQIQATAEQIRLAQMIYDKNDADFEDKVKQLIEVTGKTQDECMVALHDCNEDVNRAINFLLESTSDTNSWETVGKKRNLGKEGGPAEIKESREKKGGEREASRGRGGSTRRGRGISRGREGRLEENGFEVAPGERGGDRGRRGRGRGAGGRGRGRAAAGNRFSSQGMGTFNPADYMANSGTRQEAWEGDGNEPAEGTGTWGGHLEDWTSEDWNEDLSETKVFTASSAPANHITRGHNADLAGLLPKAVGASVDADLGTIVDGPSAEDLGQSLVFTNSHHNGRTATHSYAHATANSYAHAASGGTTYAHAALSSVLGSGVGSLNAPKSTLAPDLRTSEQLNGPRLGQRANQTLATTSNSSLSKDVGTPPIQNPAPPSSPSVEAKAQRVDNGPVTAQHMDMKLQPEPSAVLSQLTQRQQQSSILPSTEPLGLSQLHAPQVPTPPGHESSIPPVRDGASPGVKLPGMEPPITEAPQRQLKTQKRRVPPPSKIPSSAVEMPGSADISGLNVQFGALDFGSEAGSGAVDMAQTESAREQAPAQAPASAPMPVPAAVPAQQQQSSLFSKPGSMSEHMSSLPTLPSAVSDPSFPSPSLGLPSATPSPSLGLPSAATPPSSTTSTAASRVESSGPRSLPPHLGFSQSKDVTSATALSNGYSGMKMQSTQDSTPSTTRTVKTESPVMTSDSGPGHHIPPPAVTPSHSTTIPSLSSHVTSTHSSGSALATSSSINISNEESSSSGNLHAFSSSSLSSSSQAVNPSPAASSAVSSSTTNGLHPSGAPGLTPNGTNTTLSAAGSRTAPLLTTTSGKAPPNLAQGVPPLLANQYIMGPGGLLPAYPQIYGYEDLQMLQSRLPMDYYGVTFPGSTATMPGRDGLANNPYTGEATKFGRNDSSSPAPPTSLSTAGVQSQPQQAPQAGTQGQGQGQSQGQQTQNQAFLNPPLPPGYGYTGLPYYAGVPGVPSAFQYGPTVFVPPASAKQPAMGLANPSNQYHQQHQPSYGQHAYGTAFDDLSQAHGEYSKGGYGGSAQSQAKSAGSGPGKDDSTVKSVLEKAPGLSGSGTSGGVPDMGGSIYSKTQSFDKQGFHTGTPPPFSLPSALGGTGPLNPGGAPGYAHAPFLHILPPHQQPHSQLLHHHLTQDGQGGPGQRSQSNSMQQKTQGSKSSYGSSPYWAN, translated from the exons atgatgACATCAGTGGTCAGCAATCAAGTCCGGGGGACTCGGGACAAAACGCTGCCCaccaccacacaaacaccacaaccacagaaacagatACAG GCCACAGCAGAACAGATTCGTTTAGCCCAAATGATCTACGACAAAAATGATGCTGACTTTGAAGACAAGGTCAAACAG CTGATTGAGGTAACTGGGAAGACTCAGGATGAGTGCATGGTAGCACTGCATGACTGCAATGAAGATGTAAACAGAGCCATCAATTTCCTGCTGGAGAGCACCTCTGACACA AACTCCTGGGAGACTGTGGGGAAGAAGCGAAACCTTGGGAAAGAAGGAGGACCTGCAGAGATAAAGGAGAGCagggagaagaagggaggagagagggaggccaGTCGCGGACGCGGTGGGTCCACCAGGAGGGGCAGAGGCATCAGCCGGGGGCGTGAAG GTCGGTTAGAAGAGAATGGGTTTGAGGTGGCTcctggagagagagggggagaccGTGGACGCAGGGGGCGAGGCAGAG gtgCAGGAGGTCGTGGTAGAGGAAGAGCAGCTGCTGGCAACAGGTTCTCCTCCCAGGGAATGGG TACCTTCAATCCTGCTGACTACATGGCTAACTCCGGCACCCGGCAGGAGGCATGGGAAGGGGACGGCAACGAACCTGCTGAGGGAACTG gAACATGGGGAGGCCATCTGGAAGACTGGACTTCAGAAGACTGGAATGAGGAT TTGTCTGAGACCAAAGTATTCACTGCCTCTTCTGCTCCGGCAAACCACATCACACGTGGACATAA TGCGGACTTGGCTGGCCTACTGCCTAAGGCTGTAGGGGCTTCCGTGGACGCTGACTTGGGGACGATAGTCGACGGCCCCTCGGCTGAGGATTTGGGCCAAAGCCTGGTTTTTACCAATTCCCACCACAATGGACGCACTGCGACACACAGCTACGCACACGCCACAGCCAACAGCTATGCCCATGCTGCCTCTGGTGGTACCACCTACGCTCATGCTGCACTG TCTTCAGTTCTGGGCTCTGGTGTTGGGTCCCTGAATGCACCCAAGTCAACACTTGCCCCTGACCTAAGGACATCAGAGCAGCTCAACGGTCCTCGGCTTGGTCAGAGAGCCAATCAGACGTTGGCCACCACCAGCAACAGTAGCCTTTCCAAAGATGTGGGGACACCACCAATACAGAACCCtgctcccccctcctctccctctgtagAAGCCAAGGCTCAAAGAGTTGACAATGGCCCTGTTACTGCCCAGCACA TGGACATGAAGCTTCAGCCAGAGCCATCAGCTGTGCTCAGTCAGCTGactcagagacagcagcagtcctccatccttccctctACAGAGCCTCTGGGCCTGTCTCAGTTGCATGCTCCGCAGGTCCCCACACCGCCAG GTCATGAGTCCTCCATCCCTCCTGTAAGAGATGGAGCTTCTCCGGGAGTGAAGTTGCCAGGCATGGAGCCTCCCATCACAGAAGCCCCTCAGCGGCAGCTCAAGACACAGAAACGCAGAGTACCTCCTCCTTCAAAG ATCCCATCCTCAGCAGTAGAAATGCCCGGCTCAGCAGATATATCTGGTCTGAATGTTCAGTTTGGAGCTCTGGACTTTGGGTCAGAGGCTGGCAGTGGAGCGGTCGACATGGCGCAGACGGAGTCGGCCAGGGAGCAAGCCCCGGCTCAGGCCCCAGCTTCAGCGCCCATGCCTGTCCCTGCTGCTGTTCCcgcacagcagcaacagagcaGCCTGTTCTCTAAGCCAGGATCTATGAG TGAACACATGAGCAGCTTACCCACCCTACCCTCAGCTGTATCCGATCCCAGCTTCCCCTCACCATCCTTGGGCTTACCCAGTGCCACGCCCTCCCCCTCTCTGGGTCTTCCCAGTGCAGCCACTCCACCCTCTTCTACAACCTCCACAGCAGCCAGTCGTGTGGAGAGTAGTGGCCCGAGGTCCCTGCCACCTCATCTGGGATTCTCTCAAAGCAAAGATGTCACCTCAGCTACTGCTCTCTCG AATGGCTACAGTGGGATGAAAATGCAGAGCACACAGGACA GTACACCATCAACGACTAGAACAGTGAAAACGGAATCTCCTGTTATGACGAGTGACAGCGGCCCCGGCCACCACATCCCGCCCCCTGCAGTTACACCTTCCCACTCAACTACCATCCCTTCGCTCAGCAG TCACGTGACCAGTACTCACTCTTCTGGATCAGCCCTCGCCACAAGCTCCTCCATTAAT ATAAGTAATGAGGAGAGCAGCAGTAGCGGCAACCTTCATGCGTTTTCATCATCGTCGTTGTCGTCGTCCAGCCAAGCCGTCAATCCCAGTCCCGCAGCTTCCTCGGCTGTCAGCAGCTCAACCACCAATGGCCTGCACCCATCTGGAGCACCAGGACTAACTCCTAATGGCACAAACACCACGCTGTCAGCTGCAGGCAGCCGCACGGCACCGCTGCTCACCACCACCTCCG GTAAAGCTCCTCCCAACTTGGCCCAAGGAGTGCCGCCTCTCCTTGCCAACCAGTACATAATGGGCCCTGGCGGCTTGCTTCCTGCTTACCCG CAGATCTATGGGTACGAGGACTTGCAAATGCTGCAGTCTCGACTTCCTATG GACTATTATGGCGTAACATTCCCTGGTAGCACAGCAACAATGCCTGGAAGAGATGGTCTGGCCAATAATCCATATACTG gtGAGGCAACAAAATTTGGCAGGAATGACTCCTcatctccagctcctccaacCAGCCTGTCAACAGCCGGGGTGCAGTCGCAGCCCCAGCAGGCCCCACAGGCAGGAACACAGGGGCAGGGCCAGGGACAGAGCCAGGGTCAGCAAACACAGAACCAGGCCTTCCTGAACCCCCCTTTGCCCCCTGGCTATGGATACACTG GCCTGCCATACTACGCTGGTGTCCCGGGGGTTCCCTCAGCCTTCCAGTACGGTCCCACCGTCTTTGTGCCTCCTGCTTCGGCCAAGCAACCTGCAATGGGCCTGGCCAACCCTTCCAATCAGTACCACCAACAGCATCAGCCCAGTTATGGACAACATGCATATGGCACAG CCTTTGATGACCTGTCTCAAGCCCACGGGGAGTACAGTAAGGGAGGGTACGGAGGCTCTGCCCAGTCACAGGCCAAGTCAGCAGGCAGCGGCCCAGGGAaag ATGATTCTACAGTCAAGAGTGTTCTGGAGAAAG CGCCAGGACTATCAGGGTCAGGCACCAGTGGAGGAGTACCTGACATGGGAGGTTCAATCTATAGTAAAACTCAG TCATTTGACAAGCAGGGCTTCCACACAGGGACACCGCCTCCCTTCAGCCTGCCTTCAGCACTGGGGGGAACGGGGCCCCTGAACCCCGGGGGTGCTCCTGGATACGCCCATGCTCCCTTCCTGCATATCCTGCCACCACACCAACAGCCCCACTCCCAGCTGCT
- the LOC124058363 gene encoding ubiquitin-associated protein 2-like isoform X3 — protein sequence MMTSVVSNQVRGTRDKTLPTTTQTPQPQKQIQATAEQIRLAQMIYDKNDADFEDKVKQLIEVTGKTQDECMVALHDCNEDVNRAINFLLESTSDTNSWETVGKKRNLGKEGGPAEIKESREKKGGEREASRGRGGSTRRGRGISRGREGRLEENGFEVAPGERGGDRGRRGRGRGAGGRGRGRAAAGNRFSSQGMGTFNPADYMANSGTRQEAWEGDGNEPAEGTGTWGGHLEDWTSEDWNEDLSETKVFTASSAPANHITRGHNADLAGLLPKAVGASVDADLGTIVDGPSAEDLGQSLVFTNSHHNGRTATHSYAHATANSYAHAASGGTTYAHAALSSVLGSGVGSLNAPKSTLAPDLRTSEQLNGPRLGQRANQTLATTSNSSLSKDVGTPPIQNPAPPSSPSVEAKAQRVDNGPVTAQHMDMKLQPEPSAVLSQLTQRQQQSSILPSTEPLGLSQLHAPQVPTPPGHESSIPPVRDGASPGVKLPGMEPPITEAPQRQLKTQKRRVPPPSKIPSSAVEMPGSADISGLNVQFGALDFGSEAGSGAVDMAQTESAREQAPAQAPASAPMPVPAAVPAQQQQSSLFSKPGSMSEHMSSLPTLPSAVSDPSFPSPSLGLPSATPSPSLGLPSAATPPSSTTSTAASRVESSGPRSLPPHLGFSQSKDVTSATALSNGYSGMKMQSTQDSTPSTTRTVKTESPVMTSDSGPGHHIPPPAVTPSHSTTIPSLSSHVTSTHSSGSALATSSSINISNEESSSSGNLHAFSSSSLSSSSQAVNPSPAASSAVSSSTTNGLHPSGAPGLTPNGTNTTLSAAGSRTAPLLTTTSGKAPPNLAQGVPPLLANQYIMGPGGLLPAYPQIYGYEDLQMLQSRLPMDYYGVTFPGSTATMPGRDGLANNPYTGEATKFGRNDSSSPAPPTSLSTAGVQSQPQQAPQAGTQGQGQGQSQGQQTQNQAFLNPPLPPGYGYTGLPYYAGVPGVPSAFQYGPTVFVPPASAKQPAMGLANPSNQYHQQHQPSYGQHAYGTAFDDLSQAHGEYSKGGYGGSAQSQAKSAGSGPGKAPGLSGSGTSGGVPDMGGSIYSKTQSFDKQGFHTGTPPPFSLPSALGGTGPLNPGGAPGYAHAPFLHILPPHQQPHSQLLHHHLTQDGQGGPGQRSQSNSMQQKTQGSKSSYGSSPYWAN from the exons atgatgACATCAGTGGTCAGCAATCAAGTCCGGGGGACTCGGGACAAAACGCTGCCCaccaccacacaaacaccacaaccacagaaacagatACAG GCCACAGCAGAACAGATTCGTTTAGCCCAAATGATCTACGACAAAAATGATGCTGACTTTGAAGACAAGGTCAAACAG CTGATTGAGGTAACTGGGAAGACTCAGGATGAGTGCATGGTAGCACTGCATGACTGCAATGAAGATGTAAACAGAGCCATCAATTTCCTGCTGGAGAGCACCTCTGACACA AACTCCTGGGAGACTGTGGGGAAGAAGCGAAACCTTGGGAAAGAAGGAGGACCTGCAGAGATAAAGGAGAGCagggagaagaagggaggagagagggaggccaGTCGCGGACGCGGTGGGTCCACCAGGAGGGGCAGAGGCATCAGCCGGGGGCGTGAAG GTCGGTTAGAAGAGAATGGGTTTGAGGTGGCTcctggagagagagggggagaccGTGGACGCAGGGGGCGAGGCAGAG gtgCAGGAGGTCGTGGTAGAGGAAGAGCAGCTGCTGGCAACAGGTTCTCCTCCCAGGGAATGGG TACCTTCAATCCTGCTGACTACATGGCTAACTCCGGCACCCGGCAGGAGGCATGGGAAGGGGACGGCAACGAACCTGCTGAGGGAACTG gAACATGGGGAGGCCATCTGGAAGACTGGACTTCAGAAGACTGGAATGAGGAT TTGTCTGAGACCAAAGTATTCACTGCCTCTTCTGCTCCGGCAAACCACATCACACGTGGACATAA TGCGGACTTGGCTGGCCTACTGCCTAAGGCTGTAGGGGCTTCCGTGGACGCTGACTTGGGGACGATAGTCGACGGCCCCTCGGCTGAGGATTTGGGCCAAAGCCTGGTTTTTACCAATTCCCACCACAATGGACGCACTGCGACACACAGCTACGCACACGCCACAGCCAACAGCTATGCCCATGCTGCCTCTGGTGGTACCACCTACGCTCATGCTGCACTG TCTTCAGTTCTGGGCTCTGGTGTTGGGTCCCTGAATGCACCCAAGTCAACACTTGCCCCTGACCTAAGGACATCAGAGCAGCTCAACGGTCCTCGGCTTGGTCAGAGAGCCAATCAGACGTTGGCCACCACCAGCAACAGTAGCCTTTCCAAAGATGTGGGGACACCACCAATACAGAACCCtgctcccccctcctctccctctgtagAAGCCAAGGCTCAAAGAGTTGACAATGGCCCTGTTACTGCCCAGCACA TGGACATGAAGCTTCAGCCAGAGCCATCAGCTGTGCTCAGTCAGCTGactcagagacagcagcagtcctccatccttccctctACAGAGCCTCTGGGCCTGTCTCAGTTGCATGCTCCGCAGGTCCCCACACCGCCAG GTCATGAGTCCTCCATCCCTCCTGTAAGAGATGGAGCTTCTCCGGGAGTGAAGTTGCCAGGCATGGAGCCTCCCATCACAGAAGCCCCTCAGCGGCAGCTCAAGACACAGAAACGCAGAGTACCTCCTCCTTCAAAG ATCCCATCCTCAGCAGTAGAAATGCCCGGCTCAGCAGATATATCTGGTCTGAATGTTCAGTTTGGAGCTCTGGACTTTGGGTCAGAGGCTGGCAGTGGAGCGGTCGACATGGCGCAGACGGAGTCGGCCAGGGAGCAAGCCCCGGCTCAGGCCCCAGCTTCAGCGCCCATGCCTGTCCCTGCTGCTGTTCCcgcacagcagcaacagagcaGCCTGTTCTCTAAGCCAGGATCTATGAG TGAACACATGAGCAGCTTACCCACCCTACCCTCAGCTGTATCCGATCCCAGCTTCCCCTCACCATCCTTGGGCTTACCCAGTGCCACGCCCTCCCCCTCTCTGGGTCTTCCCAGTGCAGCCACTCCACCCTCTTCTACAACCTCCACAGCAGCCAGTCGTGTGGAGAGTAGTGGCCCGAGGTCCCTGCCACCTCATCTGGGATTCTCTCAAAGCAAAGATGTCACCTCAGCTACTGCTCTCTCG AATGGCTACAGTGGGATGAAAATGCAGAGCACACAGGACA GTACACCATCAACGACTAGAACAGTGAAAACGGAATCTCCTGTTATGACGAGTGACAGCGGCCCCGGCCACCACATCCCGCCCCCTGCAGTTACACCTTCCCACTCAACTACCATCCCTTCGCTCAGCAG TCACGTGACCAGTACTCACTCTTCTGGATCAGCCCTCGCCACAAGCTCCTCCATTAAT ATAAGTAATGAGGAGAGCAGCAGTAGCGGCAACCTTCATGCGTTTTCATCATCGTCGTTGTCGTCGTCCAGCCAAGCCGTCAATCCCAGTCCCGCAGCTTCCTCGGCTGTCAGCAGCTCAACCACCAATGGCCTGCACCCATCTGGAGCACCAGGACTAACTCCTAATGGCACAAACACCACGCTGTCAGCTGCAGGCAGCCGCACGGCACCGCTGCTCACCACCACCTCCG GTAAAGCTCCTCCCAACTTGGCCCAAGGAGTGCCGCCTCTCCTTGCCAACCAGTACATAATGGGCCCTGGCGGCTTGCTTCCTGCTTACCCG CAGATCTATGGGTACGAGGACTTGCAAATGCTGCAGTCTCGACTTCCTATG GACTATTATGGCGTAACATTCCCTGGTAGCACAGCAACAATGCCTGGAAGAGATGGTCTGGCCAATAATCCATATACTG gtGAGGCAACAAAATTTGGCAGGAATGACTCCTcatctccagctcctccaacCAGCCTGTCAACAGCCGGGGTGCAGTCGCAGCCCCAGCAGGCCCCACAGGCAGGAACACAGGGGCAGGGCCAGGGACAGAGCCAGGGTCAGCAAACACAGAACCAGGCCTTCCTGAACCCCCCTTTGCCCCCTGGCTATGGATACACTG GCCTGCCATACTACGCTGGTGTCCCGGGGGTTCCCTCAGCCTTCCAGTACGGTCCCACCGTCTTTGTGCCTCCTGCTTCGGCCAAGCAACCTGCAATGGGCCTGGCCAACCCTTCCAATCAGTACCACCAACAGCATCAGCCCAGTTATGGACAACATGCATATGGCACAG CCTTTGATGACCTGTCTCAAGCCCACGGGGAGTACAGTAAGGGAGGGTACGGAGGCTCTGCCCAGTCACAGGCCAAGTCAGCAGGCAGCGGCCCAGGGAaag CGCCAGGACTATCAGGGTCAGGCACCAGTGGAGGAGTACCTGACATGGGAGGTTCAATCTATAGTAAAACTCAG TCATTTGACAAGCAGGGCTTCCACACAGGGACACCGCCTCCCTTCAGCCTGCCTTCAGCACTGGGGGGAACGGGGCCCCTGAACCCCGGGGGTGCTCCTGGATACGCCCATGCTCCCTTCCTGCATATCCTGCCACCACACCAACAGCCCCACTCCCAGCTGCT